The DNA window AAGCGGAATTATTCGCGCGTATTCGTGCACAAATGCGTGCTCCGGATGAAGAAGGTGCCGATGATAATAAAGTGGTTACCAACCACTTGGTGATCGATAAAGCAACACGTGAGGTGTTCTATCATGATGAATCGATTACCTTAACCCGTACCGAATTTGATTTGTTGTTATTCTTAGCCAGCAACCTTGGTCGTGTTTTTACCCGTGATGAGTTACTCGATCATGTTTGGGGTTATAACCACTTCCCAACGACGCGTACTGTCGATACACATGTTCTGCAGCTGCGTCAGAAATTGCCAGGCTTAGATATCGAGACGCTACGCGGTGTCGGATATAAAATGAAAGCGTAAATAATGAAGAAAGCGCTCTTATTAGGCACGTGTTTATGCGTGCCTTTCTTTGCTCATGCTGATTGGTTTGAAGAGAACACACCGTTAACCCAAGCACACCAACATCTGTTGGAAGGGGATTTAACCAGTATGTTCGACTCGATGGTTGAAGTATGGCAGTTAGATAAAAACAAAAATATTAGCGATCATTTGAATGATTTGCTGATGCAAGCACTGGAAGCGGATTGCGGTAAAGGGCTTGATAGCAAACAGTTTCCTAGCTGGATCAATGCCGTCACTCTGAGAAGAGTGAACATTCAAAGTCCTGGCCGAGATGTGTACCAAGCCATTATTGAAGCCTCCACAGGGAAACCGATCAGTGCGATTCGGCTAACTCAGTGGGTTGATAAAACCATTTCATCCGATACCAGCTTCAAAGAAGTGAAAGCCAGTGATATCAACGATTATTCGCCAGCCACTCAAGATAGTAATAACAATGCGCATCACTATATACAGCGTTATAACCTGAATAATGCACTTTCTGTTGGTTTATATCGCTTAGATATTACCGCAAGTGATCAGGAATCTTGGAGTACTTGGATTATTTTAGGCAAACAGAAAGCCCGACAGTCGGTGCGCTGGGCGTCGAAAGATCACTGGAAGGTCGAAAAAAATGCCTTGTTGAATAAATATTGCCCGTTACCCAAATTGGGCGTGACGGTCTATGATTATGTCAAAGACGATTATAAACCTATTTGGAAACACTCGTACGATTCTGATTACCCAACCTCACTACCGATTGATAGCCTGCCACCGAATAATTACGTCATGGCAATATCAATGACGCAGCAACGTTGGCAAGGACCTCTGATTCTAGAAAATTCACAAGTGATCAGTAAAACGTATACTGTCCCTAATAAAGAGAAATAAAGACTAAAGCTCATTTCTGTTAAGCCGATAAGAAGAAAACATTCTGTTGGTTTAACTGGTATGAATAAACAATCATTATTTAAATACAGTGCGTTAGTCCTTTCATTATTGTGTACAACACCGACTTTTTCTGCCACGCCATACTCTATTGAAGCTCGTGGTGATGGTATGGGAGGTGTGGGTGTTGTATCAGCTTCCTATCTGACGGCTCCTTTTTATAATCCTGCATTGACGGCCATTTACCGGCGTAACGACGATGCAGGAATGATCTTACCTAGTGTCGGTGTCACTTATGATGACCAAGACCAAATGCTTGATTTGATTGACCGGCTGGCAGATTTATTGGATGCCTCTGGTGACACTGTCACTCAAGAGCAAATTGATGAAATGGATAGCCACGCTTAACCAATTGGATGATTCTGAGTTCAATGGTGAGCTGGGTGGCGCTTTTGCGATAGGGGTTCCCAATCCTTATTTATCAATGAATATTTTTGGTAAAGCCTATTCAGAAACTTACGTCACGGCGGATGTCGGTGAGTGTGGTACGCCAAGCGATAAAAACGCCTGCACATTACAACGCGCTCGTAATACCACTATTGACTCTGTCTCTGTTGCGGTCGCAGAAGTTGGAGTGGCGATGGCTCGCTATAGTACGGTATTTGGACAGCATATGGCATTTGGTATATCGCCAAAATTGCAGCGCGTGTATACCTATGTCTATCAAGCAACCCCTGATAATTTTGATTTAAAAGACATCACAAAAAATAGTGGTGTCGATAACATGATAAACCTCGATGCCGGTGCACTTTGGTTTTATGGTCCTTATCGGCTCGGCTTTTCGGCTGCAAACTTAGTGCCTCACGATATTGAAACCCAATCCGTCACCGCCTCAGATGGTTCATTACTCCAGTACTCCTATAAAATGCGTCCTCTTTATACGATCGGTGCAGGTATTGTTGCGGACTTCTTTACCTTGAGTGTCGATTACGATCTGAATGAATTGGGACGATACGATGCATTTGACGATAATCTACAAATGCTCAGAGTAGGGGCAGAGGTTGATTTGCTACGACAGTTGCAGTTACGGATCGGGTATAAAAAGAATGTTGCTTATTCTGGCCGAGAGCCGACTTATACTGCTGGCATTGGTTTGGCGCCACTGGGTTTGTTTCAATTGGACGTGGCGGCGAGTTACACAAATGAAGATTCGATGGGCGCTTACATAAACTT is part of the Vibrio zhugei genome and encodes:
- the vxrB gene encoding response regulator transcription factor VxrB; protein product: MKQTLLLVEDDKNLADGLLVSLEQAGYNCLHAETIAEVKPHWEHADLVVLDRQLPDGDSVQHLADWKQIKDIPVILLTALVTVKDKVAGLDAGATDYLTKPFAEAELFARIRAQMRAPDEEGADDNKVVTNHLVIDKATREVFYHDESITLTRTEFDLLLFLASNLGRVFTRDELLDHVWGYNHFPTTRTVDTHVLQLRQKLPGLDIETLRGVGYKMKA
- a CDS encoding DUF2861 family protein, yielding MKKALLLGTCLCVPFFAHADWFEENTPLTQAHQHLLEGDLTSMFDSMVEVWQLDKNKNISDHLNDLLMQALEADCGKGLDSKQFPSWINAVTLRRVNIQSPGRDVYQAIIEASTGKPISAIRLTQWVDKTISSDTSFKEVKASDINDYSPATQDSNNNAHHYIQRYNLNNALSVGLYRLDITASDQESWSTWIILGKQKARQSVRWASKDHWKVEKNALLNKYCPLPKLGVTVYDYVKDDYKPIWKHSYDSDYPTSLPIDSLPPNNYVMAISMTQQRWQGPLILENSQVISKTYTVPNKEK